The genomic window AATGGTACCCGAGCTCCCAAAAAGCGCCGAGTATAAGAACGGTATACGTAACGGAGATATGATAAGTTTTATAATATGGCGGTAATGTCATTCCAGATATGATAAGGTGAACATGGAAAGAAAACCAACAGGATTTGCTGATCAAAACGCTAAGCGTGGTACAAGTAGCAGAAAGACTACGGATAACAGTGCGGAACAACCTTCCAAGCGTCCGGGTAAAAAGCTTTCTGAATACGGTAAGCAATTAGCTGAAAAACAAAAAGTAAAAGGCATCTATGGCATGCGAGAAAGTCAATTTAGACGTTTCTTTAGTATTGCTATTCAGACACGTGAAGGCGCAACAGGCGAAAACTTATTGAGTTTGTTGGAAAGACGTCTTGATAATACTATCTACAGACTAAAGATGGCTACAACACGTGTGCAAGCTCGTCAAATTATTGTCCATGGCCACATTAAGGTTAATGGCAAAAAGGTGTCATCACCTTCTTTCTTGGTATCATTGAATGATGAAATATCATTGGGTGCTACTGTTGCTAATAAGGCAGCGTTTTTGGAGCAAGTTATAGATAAAAGATTGAAAATGGCGATCAAAGTTCCAGAATGGTTAGAACTTGATAAGAACGAGCGTAAGGGACGTGTGTTACGTAATCCTGCTCGTACTGATATTCAAGTTCCAATTGAAGAGCACTTGATTGTAGAGTTGTACTCTAAGTAATTAGTGTTGTTACGTATAGTACGATTTTTTTATTATTAGCAGGAGATTACATGGATAGGAAGGAGTATAAACCTTTGACTATTCCACGCTTGAGTTGGAATAAAAAAGAACTAACAAGTTCTTATGGTGAGTTAGTTGCTCAACCATTAGAGCCTGGGTTCGGTATTACCTTAGGGAATGCTTTACGACGAATACTCTTAGGCGCTGTTGAAGGTTCAGCCGTGACATCAGTCACCATTAAGGGCGTTAATAATGAGTTTTCGGTTGTTGAGGGTGTTATAGAAGATACCATGCAGCTGGTGCTTAATATTAAAGATATCGTTATCCGTAATAAAGAGGGTAAGCCCGGTACAATGCGTCTTACGATTAAGGGAGAAGCTACTGCTCGTGTTGCAGATATCGTTGCAGATGAGCATTTAGAATTAGTAAACCTTGATCATGTTATTGCGCATGTTGCTCCAGGTGGCGAACTTGATATCGAGTTCTTTGTTGAAAACGGTAGAGGTTATCGCGTAGCGCAATGGCCTGAAAGAAAAGCTTTCTTAGAAGATGGCCGCATTTATGTTGATGCTATGTTCTCTCCGATTAGACAAGTGACTTTTGATGTTGAGAAAACACGTGTTGGTGGCAACATTGACTACGACAAATTGACGCTCAAAATTCACACAGATGGTTCTGAAAATCCTCTTGATGTTGTTCATTATTCAGTATCCGTGCTAAGAACACAACTTGAACATTTCTTAGCAAGCGCAGAAATTCCATTTAATCAAATTTCTGCATTACCTGAAGAAGAAAAAGAACAAGAGCCAGTTGCTTTAGATGGTTTCGGCCTCAAAGGTGTGCCGGTTGATTTATTGCTCAAGCCAATTGATGAATTAGAGCTTTCAGTACGTGCGCACAATTGTCTCATTAATGCTGATATTAAACGTGTGATTGACTTAGTGAACATGTCAGAAGATGATGTCTTAAGAATTAAAAACTTTGGACGTAAGTCATTGACTGAAGTGAAGGAAAGCATGAAGGCATTTGGTCTTTCTTTCAGCATGGGCATCAAAGAATCAGACTTAAAAAAAGTATTGAAAAATAACGAAGAATAAGTAAATTATTTACTGCATTGAAGATCCACTGGAATTACAATGAAACATCAAATTGATAGAAGAAAATTAAACGTAAAACCCGCTCATAAAAAAGCGCTATTACGTAACCAAGCAATCCATTTAATTACTTATGGTTTCTTGGTTTCTACTAAAGTGCGTGTTAAAGAAGTACAACGCTTTGTAGAAAAATTGATTACTGTTGCTCGTGTGGGCAATGATTTCAACTCACGTCGTCGCGCACAAGCTATTTTGCCTTATAAGCAAGATACCTTGTTAAAGTTGTTCACTGATATTGCACCTAAATATGCACAACGCCCAGGTGGTTACACCCGCGTTATTCCTATGGGTCAAAGAAAAAGTGATACTGCTACGATTGCAAGATTGGAATGGGTATAACAACCTATGATGCAAGAGACCCTGAACAAAATAGATCAGGTATTTAGTCAACTAAGACCAATGGTTCAAAGAGATGGCGGCGATATTGAGTTCGTCAAGTTTGAACAAGGTATTGTGTATGTAAGAATGCATGGTGCTTGTGTTGGTTGTCCAGCATCAATGTACACCTTGAAGCTTGGCCTTGAAGATTCTCTTAAAGAGCAAGTTCCTGGTGTTACTGAAGTTGTACAGGTTGATTAAATAACATCAATTGCATTATCAAAAAAATTAAAGCCTTTGTAATAAGAATATAACGCTTATTACAAAGGCTTTTTGGTTGTCTGGTATTTTTTAAATTGCATCTCCAATAAATTAAGTCGCTAGAACATCTTCTGTCTTTTCAGTACATCGACTCTAAAAACTTGGTTTTTTTCGACCCCACGTCATTCTAATTGGATTAATTGATTCATGCCATGAATATATTGATTTTCTAATTGAAAATATGTCATCATGGGGTAGAATATGAAGTTATTAGTTGAATTATAGGGTAATTCCAGGTTTGTTTGCCTGACATGGAGAGAGAGATGAAAAGAAATATTTTATTGTTATTGGTTTTAGTAGGTATGTGGCAGGCTTTCTCTCTTGAAGGCTCAATTCCCCCGGTTACGGGTGTTGCTACACTTGATACTTGGCTTGCGCAAACCTATGGTGCGGTCCAAGTTAACGATGCCAATTGGAATTATCTGATACTGTATAACGGGGGTTTTCCTGTTGCATTTGGCAACGCAATTTGCAGTTCAAATACTAATCAAGTAGCTGGGTTGATAGATGGGCTTAAAAACTATGTTCATGCCAATCCTAGTTCAAAATATCTAGCTCGTCAGATAATGGTTGCTGCTTGTGGCATAGCCTATGGGTACCGAGGTATGAGTGGTTACTATGATGCATTTACACAAAATGGCGTTGAATTTTATGAATGTGATCAAGCTGCTAAACAGCTTCCTGCCAATCCTCATAATCCTGTAAGGACCGGCCTGAATGAAGCCCCTGCTCGTTGTGGCTATAATAATGACTTCGTATCATTTGGTACGCCAGATAGTCAAGAGCAACAAAATGAAGAGGCCATAAAAAAAGGTATAGAACTTGGGGTAGAAATTTTTGGAGAGATATTATAGATCGTACTTTTAAAGACTTTGAAAAATGGAGACAGAAATGAAAAAAAATATCTTATTTTTATTAGCCTTAGCCGGCATAGGGCAAGCTGCTTTGTTTACTCTTACCATGAAGCCATTAACGGACCAAGAGTACGGCCAGGAAATGGTACATGGAGTGGTTAAATACGTTATTGCAAAAAATTATTGGATAGCTTCAACTGCTCAATGGTTATGTTACAGGCAATTGAAGATTTTTTTAACACGGGACTTCGCTTTGCCAACCAGACTTCAAATCCTGGCCAATTGCTTGATTTTAAATATGGGCTACAAGGTAACATTAATGATGCTCTTCTTGCAGTACAACAAATAAAAGATAAAACCAAGGTGTTGGAAAATACTCAACAGCGCGATATAGCTCAGCAGGCATTAGAGAAAGCAAATCGTAAAATGGTGAGCATAATCAACACAGCACAAGCAATTTATCAAAGGCTGGGCGACGTCAGTAAGAAAGATTTTTTTGACCAAGTGAAAGCCGGATTTGAAGATGTTGGCAAGACTATAAAAGGTGGATTTGAAGACTTTGGATCTGCTGTAGAATCTTTTGGGAAAGATGCCGTTGATAAAGTAAAGGCTTTTGGAGAAGAAGCCGCTAACAACGTCACAATGGCTACAGATATGATGAAAAAAATGATTGAAAACTGGCAAAAAGGTAAAGAGAGACCGGTCTATTGTGATCAGCCACCTACAAATTTCAAACAACCTAATAGTTTTTTACCTCCTCTTATGAGCGCTTATGACAATGAAGTTGATCTGCAAATTAAAAAAGAAGATACTGAAGGGTATCTTGAACTTATAAAAGCACATGCTCCTGTTGTCCATTTGGAAGATAGTGAGCTTTATTTACCCATTTGGCCAAATGAATATTTTACGTCACAAGGGACCTCAATTAAACTTCGAAATCCACAGGCCAATACTATAATGACCATTGCGGGTGGAGAGGTCGGCACTATCACCTTTGAAAAAATGTATGAGAATTTTTATAAAAATCTACCCATTATACAGAGAAATAATCCTGATATGTATATTGATAATCCTCATTGTACTATATTTGGATCTAATCCAAATGGTGTTGGTTACACGAGCAAAGGGCCGGTAGCAAACAAAGATGCCAATGGCAATCTTATTACTCCTATGTGGGTGGTGACTTCTGAACAAGATAACAATATTTACATTCAATATCTCTATTTCTATGGCTTAAATGGACCTTATGATATTGGTCCACTACAAGGAAACGTCGCCGAGTTTCAAAACTATCATGAATCAGATCTAGAACACGTTACCTTAGAATTTGATAAATCGAGTAGAAAGTTGAAACGTATCTATTATGGATCTCATGGCAAAAGAGAAGGTTTTTGGCTTGATGCGAACCATCCAGATATAAAACGTATCAATGGACGTATTCTTGTGTATTCGGCGCACTATGGACACGGATGTTATCCCCAAGATGGTACGTACGTTCGTATATTTGGTGTGGCCAACGATGTAACGGGTAATGGTATTCAATGGATACCCCAAAATTTAGTGCGTCTTTATCCTGAAGGTGATCCACGTTTTAATCCTAAAACTATGGGCTTTCTGTATTTTGCGGGACGTTACGGCGCGCATGGTATTGACTCAGCAGCTGCGGGCGGTTGGTTCCCAGAGATGGATACAGAACAAACAGCGCGAGAAAACAGACTTGTCTATAAGAAAAAGATAGGCGTCAAGGGTGATATTGGCCGCGCATATACGCCAAGTAAATGGTTCTGTGAAAACCCATCATCAAATTTTTTCCAAAATGCAAAATATATTGGATGCATTGTAAAATCTATTCCTGAAGCAGGGATCCCTGATTAAAGAGATTGAGTAGGAGTGGGTGACGCACACACTCCTACAATCTTTTGCTAAGAATTTCTGGCTTCTATTCCAGATAAACTCAATTTTTTCATTGCAATCTTCTTTTCTAAGCGATTGAGAAGTTCTGTTAATTCAGTAATGCCGCCAGAACAGGTAATGCGTACATACCCTAGTTTTGGGTCTGCACCAAAATAAGACAGAGGACTGATCATAATATGTTCATCTAATAACAATGAATAACATAGTTCTTCATCGGTAGAAATAAGGCCAGTTTTACCCAGTACTTTTTTTGCTTCAGCGGGCATTTGAGTTCCGAATAAACAGTGCAAGTCAGCTAGTACATAAAAAGTTCCCTGTACTTTATATGCTGGATCAGGCATCTGAATATTCATCTGCTTGAGTCGATTTTGTACGTATTCAGTTTGAACTGTATAATGATTACTCAATTGTTTTCTTTTTTCTGGAGTAAAATGAAGCATGCCTTGTGAGTAGGCATATTGTAAACTCCGTGGTAGATGTAAATAAGCAAGTGCGCCTTCATTAATGATATTTTCTCTCAATTCTTTATTGTGACATACGATGACTGCCATACGTTCACCACTTGCAGAAAACCCTTTTGTAGTAGAGCGGAATAAAACGATACGATCTTTTAATTCCGGTGCTGCAGTTAATAGCGATTCATGCTGCTTGTCTCCACAGACGACTTCGGCATATGCTTCATCTAAAATGATAGGAATGTCAGCAGGAGTATTTTTAAGTACATGTGCAATATTTTTCCATTCTTCCTGGCCAACAATAAAACCTAATGGATTATTCGGATCACAAAATAGAAAGGCGCTAATGGCATGACCATCTTTTTGTGCCAGCTCCTGTGCAGTATCTATACTTTTTTGTACTGCTTTGGCAGTTAATCGATAGCCAGGTTCTTTGAGCAGATCAATCAAGTGTAAATTATTGCCATGAGTCTCATTATTATAAAACGGATAGAAAGGAGCCGTTGCTATAATCCGTCCATGAGGTTTTTTTTCATTAATTATTTTAAAAAGCATTCTTAGTGCTCCTGCGCCACCCACGGAGAAAATAATATCATCAGGATGTATTGATGTGTTATGCCATGCTGAAAGGGCTTGCGCCATCGTGGTTCGGTAGGGAAGTTCTCCTGCAAGATCACCATAGTCTATTGCGGTTGAATTCGTTCTTATAGTTTCTATGTTATCTTCAACTGACATATTTTTTTGAGATATCGATTTTACTAGTTGGGTATTGGCATCAACCAAGCTTTGCCAATAATCAGCTGCTGAGCGAGCAAGATCCTCATTTAAAAAATAGGATGGTTTTCCTATGCCAGCAAAAATCATATCTGATTTTCCTGTCTTTGTTTGTAGCTGCTCGTCTACATGATGAGTCCACATATTAAGCAACATTAAAGTATCTATGGTTCCAGCTGGCGTACCATTGGGTTTAAATAAGGTATGATGTTCTTTAGTTTCTGTAACAGAAACTGAACATACTTTGAAGCAGGTTGCTGCAACTAAGGTTACTATACATAACGACAAAAGTAGTATTGTTTTATTGCGCATAATGAAATCACTCCATTTATATATATGAAATCTTTTTAAAATAACATCTATTTACAAATAGAATAACATAATGGGTTTTTTTGTCAATAGGGGTTCGTATTATAGGCAGAAATCACTATAATATAGGTTTGAGGCAATATTCTTATGGAAGGTATTTCTACCCCTGTTCAATTACCGTAACGGTGCTTCCTGATGGCCCTTTATCAATAAAGAAGTGGACGGGAAATTGATCCTTCATGGAAGGTAAATGGGATACAATAATGATTTTTGCAAAGTCATCCTGAATTTTATACAAAGCATCCATAATCAGCGCGAGTCCTTCTTCGTCTTGTGACCCAAACCCTTCATCAATAATGAGCGTTTGGAGTGATGTGCCTGCTCTACGCGCAAGCAATTTGGATATAGCAATGCGGAGTGCAAAATCTATTCTAAATGCCTCTCCACCCGAAAATAACTCATAAGGACGAATGCCCGCAGAATCGGAAATTTTAATATCAAGTGTTTCTTTGGTGCCGCCTTTTTTCAAATCACGCAGCGATTCAAAAAATACTTGTGATTGGTTGTTGGTCAAACGTGAAAGCAAATAATTTGCTTCATGTTCAATTTCTGGAATAGCATCTTCGATGAGCAGTGCCTGAATACCATCTTTGCCGGTGGCGGCAGCAATGGTTTGGTAATCGTATATGGTGTTTTGTAACGCCAGGATCATCTGTTGTTGTTCTTTGTGTTCTTTTTCAAGCTGCACAAGCGCTTTTTGTTGTGTTTCTAAGCGCGCTTTTTCTTGTAAGAGCTGCTCTTTGCGTTGTGCTAGCTCTTTGATTGTTTGCGTCAAGGTAGCGTCTTGCGCTTCGAGTGTTGATTGGCGTACTGCTAAATCTTGGTAGGTGGCGCAGGTTGCGGAGAGTTCTTTTTTTTCAGCACGAATCTTTTTGAGTTGTGCGCACAATTCACTAATTGTTTTTTGTCGTTGCGTTTGTAACGAAGCTTCATTGATGAGCTTGGTGTATTCAGTGAGTTGTTGTTCGATCTGCTGCAAGGTATCAACTGCTTTCTTATGTTCTAGTTGGTTATAGGCAATACCCTTTGCTTCTAGCTCCAGTGACTTTAATACAGCGGTCATCATTTGATATTCGTTGTTTTGTTCTATGGCTGCATGTTCTTGTTGAATGAGTAAAGCGAGTGCTGTTTGTTCGGTAACTAAAAGTGTTGCGGTGTCGATGAGCTGCTTGTTGTGCGTGGTTGTCGTGATGTTTAATTCTTGTAGCGCAGCATCTAATTTTTCACTATTTTTTGTATGTTCTTCACTCTTTATTTGCAACGTTGCCAAGAGTTCGAGTTGCTTGCGTGCATCTTCCAGTGTGGCATGTTGATCGATGAGTATTTTTTTTAATTGTTTTACTACGTTCGTGATACGTTGCAAACGGTGGCGCAAAAATTGTTCTTGTTCAACGAATTTATTTTTTAAAAATCTTTTGCGTGCTGCGGATAAATTTTGTTCGCAGAGTGGGCAACTTGGATCTTCGTCATCGTGCGCTAACTGTTTTTTCTGTTCTAAATTTTCTAATTCTCCGGTGAGCCAACGACCCTGCTCGAGGAACTTTTGGTAATATTCTTTACGTCGTTCAAATTGCTTTTCGATGATAGTGTGACTGTTCAGCGTCGCAGATTTTTCTTTGAGGGTGATCTGCATTGCGGTCAATTGTGTAATGCATTGTGTTTTTTCTTTTTTGAGCAAATCGCTACGTTTTGTACTTTCTTCTATCGTGTGTTCGAGCGATTTTTTTTCAATGATTAAACGTTCGATCTGTACCTTTTTTTGATTCAATGTTGCAGCTTGTTTTTCGCGTAAGGTATGTGCAAGCTGCTGCGCTTGTTCTTTTTGTTTGAGGTACTGTTCTTTTAAGTCCAAATTCTTTTGTAGATGTTGTTGATGTTGTTTGATTTCATTAATCAGGCGTTGTTTGTCAGCTTCTAATTGTGCGATGTCGGTAAAGGTTAATTGTTTTTTGTGTACCGATTTCCACTCGCGCATATCTCTTTGCAACAGCTCTAGATGCTCTATTTCTTGTTTGCGGAGTTGTTCATAATGAAATGCTAAGACTTGATATTGTTTTTGGTCTTCGATGAGTTGTTTTTGTGTTTTGGTTAACGCATCTCGTTCTTGTGTTGTCGCCGCTTCTTGTGTTGCAAGGGTTGTCGATTGCGTCGTAATATCCATAAGCTGCGCAATAATAGTTGCTGTGTTTTGCAGTTCATGCTCAATTTTTTCTTGCAGCGTGGTACGGCTGGCTATGGTACTGTTTGCTTCTCGAATTTTTTCCATGGCTAATTTTTTAATGGCCTCATATTGGTTGAGTCCCAAAATGGTTGCCAGAATTTCTTTACGATCCTTGGGCGATTTTTTGGAAAATTCATTGGCCTGGCCTTGGCGTAAAAATGCTGAATTAGAAAAAGAATCAAACGTGAGATTCAACGTTTGTTCTATCACCGCTTGGGTTGCGCTAATAGTTTTATCGGTGAGTGGAATAAATGATTCATTCGCATCTAATAGGCCAAAATCAAGTGCCGCATAAGGCTTGCCATAGGTTTGTGCAAATTCACGACGTATGCGGTAGAGTTGATTGTTGAATTCAAAGTCGAGGGTAACCATCATTTGGGTTTGCCCGAGGCGTAATAATCCTTGATCTGCTTTTGAACTACCTGAAACTTTACGTGCTTGACCCCACAATGCCCAAGTGATTGCGTCGAGTAGGGCTGATTTGCCATGACCATTTTTACCCGATAAACAAATGAGTGGGTATGATGAAAAATCTATAGTTTGTACATCGGGGCCGTAGCTAAGGAAGTTTTTTAGTTGCAGTTTTAACGGAATCATACTCTGGGTTTGCCTTTATCAATGGTGTATGCGTTATTATTGTGAGTAGTTTAGCATGCATAGGTGGTAAGGGCTAGAGTAAAAGATAAGCGCATACCCATTATTATTGAACGAGCATGCGCTTATCTTATTTTATTATCGTATGTTATTTAGTTTCGTCTTCAGTTTGTTTTTTGAAATCTTCAAGCAATGCAATAATTTTATCGAAAGATTTTATATCTTTTTGAATGCGTTTCTTCTCTTTAGAAGGCATTTTTTTTGAGCTCATTAATTTTTTGTTCGTCTTACTTTTCATTTTCTTGGCAATCTCTTCTGCGGTCCTACCCTGATTATCTTTACGAGTGATATCAGCGCCTGATATCACTAATTCTTTTATGAGATCTGGGTTGCCACCAGTCCATACAGCAAACATGAGTGGAGTCATGCCTTCTTTATCTGCAGTATTAATATCAGCATCCAATGCAATCAATTTTCTCATGGTATCTAAATCATCTGCTGCCACTACAAATATCAATGCTGTCTTACCTGCGCTATTTTTGACATTAACATTATCAGCCCCTGCTTCGAGTGCCTTCTTAATATTAAATTGGTTTCCTCTTTTAACGGCATCAGCGAACTCTTTATTGGCCTCTTTTTTGTCTTGTTTTTGTTGCTGACGAGCTATCATAGGTGGCATATATATTCCGTACAATGCTGCAGACATAACTAACAATGATACTTTCTTCATAACGATCTCCGGGTTAAGAATTTTTATAGGGAATTTATATTTATAATTAGACCAAAAAGAGGGGGGGGTATGCAATTAAAAGGTTGAATCGCTGATTTTCCAGATTTAAAATATTAATTTACTTTAAGCTACAGGTGTCCATAGCTTTTCCGCGGTAATTTTGTAGAATTTATAGAAAAGAGAGAAGTGCATTTAAAAAAAGGAGCATTTGTGGATATTTATAAAAAATTATACATGGGTACAATGATGGTTCTAACGCTATCAGCACATGCTCAAAAAGGGAATAAAGCTATGCAAGACGTGATTTTTAGAGAGTATGATATTCGTGGTAAGGTTGGTTCTGAGTTGATTGTTGAAGAAACCTATGGCCTTGCACGAGCTATTGCGTGGTATTTGGTCGAGCAACAACCATCCGTAAAAAAAATTGCTATTGGTATGGATGGAAGGACCCATTCGCCAGCTATAAAAGAAGCTATGACTAAGGGCTTTATGGATTCAGGCTTAGATGTTTCATTTATTGGTGTTTGTCCAACACCTGCTCTTTATTTTACGATGCATACCAAACCGTTTGATGCGGGGATCATGATTACCGCATCACATAATCCAAAAGAATATAATGGTATGAAGATTTGCTTAGGCAAGGAAAGTATCTGGGGCAAAAAAATTCAAGAAATTAAACATGCCTTCAAGCAAGGACGTGTTATTGATGCCGCTAATAAGGGTACGTATACTGAGCAACCAATGGTTAATGCCTATGTTGATTGGTTGGTCGATAAATTTAAACATATCAAAGGCATGAAGCTTTCTGCAGTCGTTGATTGTGGTAATGGCGCAGCAGGCACGGTGTTGCCTGATTTGGTTAAAAAAATGGGATGGGCGCATGTGATGTTACTCTATGCTGAAGTAGATGGCACCTATCCAAACCACGAGGCTGATCCTACCGTTCATGAAAATATGTGCGATGTCAAAGCAGTGCTTGAACGTAGCACTATTGATATCGGTATTGGACTTGATGGGGATGCAGACCGCATGTCGCCGATGACTAAAAATGGTTTTCTTGTTCCCGGTGATCAGCTGCTTGCATTATTCGCAAAACAAGTTGTTGAATACAATCCTGGAGCATCGGTAGTATTTGACATCAAGGGTTCTTCCGGACTTATTGAAATGTTAGAAAAAATGGGTGCTAAGCCTTGTATTTCTCCGGCGGGTCACTCTATTATCAAAGACATGATGAAGCAACATCATGCACTTCTTGGTGGCGAACTCAGCTGTCACTTCTTTTTTCACGATCGTTATTTTGGATATGACGATGGCATATACGCTATGTTACGGTTGTTTGAATTATTAGTCGATTCAGGAAAAACTCTTGAAGAACTTTTGGCTGATTTTCCTAAAAAATATAGTTCACCCGAGTTTCGTGTGCCGTGCGACGAAGATAAAAAGCATAGTGTTGTTGCTGCGGTTAAAGATGCACTCATAAAACGTGATGATGTTCAGGCGATAACCATTGATGGCGTACGCGCAACCATGCCTTATGGCTGGGGTCTTGTACGTGTATCTAACACGCAACCGGCATTAACCATTCGCTTTGAATCGAGTACCCCGCAAGGTTTGCAACAGGTCAAACAGGATTTTTACGATGTATTGTGCCCGTATTTTGATGCATCGTGGTTAAAAAAACAGCTTGATTTGTTGTAAGGATACTACTTTGAGAACTATTGGGTTACATCTACGTCTTATCAATTCATTGACTGAAGTGGCCGAAAAAGCATTGGCTATGCAGTTGCCATTATTTCAATCTTTTTTGGTGCAACAAGGCTCCGGGGCATTGATACACATCGAACAGGAAGACATTAAAAAGTATCTTAAAATTCGCCAAGAAAAATTTAAGGATTTGTATGTACATGGTTCCTATTGGATTAATCTGGCGGGAGTGAAGTACACCAAGCATTATGCATTAGATCGTGAATTAGCGCTTGCTAAAAAACTTGAGTTTACGCATCTGGTAT from Candidatus Dependentiae bacterium includes these protein-coding regions:
- a CDS encoding DNA-directed RNA polymerase subunit alpha is translated as MDRKEYKPLTIPRLSWNKKELTSSYGELVAQPLEPGFGITLGNALRRILLGAVEGSAVTSVTIKGVNNEFSVVEGVIEDTMQLVLNIKDIVIRNKEGKPGTMRLTIKGEATARVADIVADEHLELVNLDHVIAHVAPGGELDIEFFVENGRGYRVAQWPERKAFLEDGRIYVDAMFSPIRQVTFDVEKTRVGGNIDYDKLTLKIHTDGSENPLDVVHYSVSVLRTQLEHFLASAEIPFNQISALPEEEKEQEPVALDGFGLKGVPVDLLLKPIDELELSVRAHNCLINADIKRVIDLVNMSEDDVLRIKNFGRKSLTEVKESMKAFGLSFSMGIKESDLKKVLKNNEE
- a CDS encoding Vps62-related protein; translated protein: MLQAIEDFFNTGLRFANQTSNPGQLLDFKYGLQGNINDALLAVQQIKDKTKVLENTQQRDIAQQALEKANRKMVSIINTAQAIYQRLGDVSKKDFFDQVKAGFEDVGKTIKGGFEDFGSAVESFGKDAVDKVKAFGEEAANNVTMATDMMKKMIENWQKGKERPVYCDQPPTNFKQPNSFLPPLMSAYDNEVDLQIKKEDTEGYLELIKAHAPVVHLEDSELYLPIWPNEYFTSQGTSIKLRNPQANTIMTIAGGEVGTITFEKMYENFYKNLPIIQRNNPDMYIDNPHCTIFGSNPNGVGYTSKGPVANKDANGNLITPMWVVTSEQDNNIYIQYLYFYGLNGPYDIGPLQGNVAEFQNYHESDLEHVTLEFDKSSRKLKRIYYGSHGKREGFWLDANHPDIKRINGRILVYSAHYGHGCYPQDGTYVRIFGVANDVTGNGIQWIPQNLVRLYPEGDPRFNPKTMGFLYFAGRYGAHGIDSAAAGGWFPEMDTEQTARENRLVYKKKIGVKGDIGRAYTPSKWFCENPSSNFFQNAKYIGCIVKSIPEAGIPD
- a CDS encoding pyridoxal phosphate-dependent aminotransferase, translated to MRNKTILLLSLCIVTLVAATCFKVCSVSVTETKEHHTLFKPNGTPAGTIDTLMLLNMWTHHVDEQLQTKTGKSDMIFAGIGKPSYFLNEDLARSAADYWQSLVDANTQLVKSISQKNMSVEDNIETIRTNSTAIDYGDLAGELPYRTTMAQALSAWHNTSIHPDDIIFSVGGAGALRMLFKIINEKKPHGRIIATAPFYPFYNNETHGNNLHLIDLLKEPGYRLTAKAVQKSIDTAQELAQKDGHAISAFLFCDPNNPLGFIVGQEEWKNIAHVLKNTPADIPIILDEAYAEVVCGDKQHESLLTAAPELKDRIVLFRSTTKGFSASGERMAVIVCHNKELRENIINEGALAYLHLPRSLQYAYSQGMLHFTPEKRKQLSNHYTVQTEYVQNRLKQMNIQMPDPAYKVQGTFYVLADLHCLFGTQMPAEAKKVLGKTGLISTDEELCYSLLLDEHIMISPLSYFGADPKLGYVRITCSGGITELTELLNRLEKKIAMKKLSLSGIEARNS
- a CDS encoding ankyrin repeat domain-containing protein, encoding MKKVSLLVMSAALYGIYMPPMIARQQQKQDKKEANKEFADAVKRGNQFNIKKALEAGADNVNVKNSAGKTALIFVVAADDLDTMRKLIALDADINTADKEGMTPLMFAVWTGGNPDLIKELVISGADITRKDNQGRTAEEIAKKMKSKTNKKLMSSKKMPSKEKKRIQKDIKSFDKIIALLEDFKKQTEDETK
- the rplQ gene encoding 50S ribosomal protein L17 is translated as MKHQIDRRKLNVKPAHKKALLRNQAIHLITYGFLVSTKVRVKEVQRFVEKLITVARVGNDFNSRRRAQAILPYKQDTLLKLFTDIAPKYAQRPGGYTRVIPMGQRKSDTATIARLEWV
- a CDS encoding NifU family protein, producing MQETLNKIDQVFSQLRPMVQRDGGDIEFVKFEQGIVYVRMHGACVGCPASMYTLKLGLEDSLKEQVPGVTEVVQVD
- a CDS encoding SMC family ATPase; protein product: MIPLKLQLKNFLSYGPDVQTIDFSSYPLICLSGKNGHGKSALLDAITWALWGQARKVSGSSKADQGLLRLGQTQMMVTLDFEFNNQLYRIRREFAQTYGKPYAALDFGLLDANESFIPLTDKTISATQAVIEQTLNLTFDSFSNSAFLRQGQANEFSKKSPKDRKEILATILGLNQYEAIKKLAMEKIREANSTIASRTTLQEKIEHELQNTATIIAQLMDITTQSTTLATQEAATTQERDALTKTQKQLIEDQKQYQVLAFHYEQLRKQEIEHLELLQRDMREWKSVHKKQLTFTDIAQLEADKQRLINEIKQHQQHLQKNLDLKEQYLKQKEQAQQLAHTLREKQAATLNQKKVQIERLIIEKKSLEHTIEESTKRSDLLKKEKTQCITQLTAMQITLKEKSATLNSHTIIEKQFERRKEYYQKFLEQGRWLTGELENLEQKKQLAHDDEDPSCPLCEQNLSAARKRFLKNKFVEQEQFLRHRLQRITNVVKQLKKILIDQHATLEDARKQLELLATLQIKSEEHTKNSEKLDAALQELNITTTTHNKQLIDTATLLVTEQTALALLIQQEHAAIEQNNEYQMMTAVLKSLELEAKGIAYNQLEHKKAVDTLQQIEQQLTEYTKLINEASLQTQRQKTISELCAQLKKIRAEKKELSATCATYQDLAVRQSTLEAQDATLTQTIKELAQRKEQLLQEKARLETQQKALVQLEKEHKEQQQMILALQNTIYDYQTIAAATGKDGIQALLIEDAIPEIEHEANYLLSRLTNNQSQVFFESLRDLKKGGTKETLDIKISDSAGIRPYELFSGGEAFRIDFALRIAISKLLARRAGTSLQTLIIDEGFGSQDEEGLALIMDALYKIQDDFAKIIIVSHLPSMKDQFPVHFFIDKGPSGSTVTVIEQG
- the rpsD gene encoding 30S ribosomal protein S4; the protein is MERKPTGFADQNAKRGTSSRKTTDNSAEQPSKRPGKKLSEYGKQLAEKQKVKGIYGMRESQFRRFFSIAIQTREGATGENLLSLLERRLDNTIYRLKMATTRVQARQIIVHGHIKVNGKKVSSPSFLVSLNDEISLGATVANKAAFLEQVIDKRLKMAIKVPEWLELDKNERKGRVLRNPARTDIQVPIEEHLIVELYSK